In Ignavibacteriales bacterium, a single window of DNA contains:
- a CDS encoding S9 family peptidase has translation MKKIIFILSLIVLLFASIIILNAQSVAPLAPVAKIVPKYDTLHNDVRVDNYYWIRDVNRSNPEVIEYLKSENAYTEAIMKSTEAFQETLYNEMVGRIKETDQDPAYRDGEYFYYSRTEKGKQYPIYCRKSGSLNAAEEIYFDQNEMSKGYKFYRLNAMELSPDHNLLAFSVDTNGAESYILFVKDLRNGKILTDRAENTQSIAWGNDNKTIFYTVEDNSKRPYKLYRHTLGADLSNDALLFEEKNELYNLGVGKTRSDKFILIQSSASNSDEWQFISADNPAEEPKMIVPRSSEHEYSVDHHGEYFYIRTNKDAKTFKLIKAPVTNPGEKHWTDYLPFRDGITIEGTDFFNNYSIVYEREKGLQKMRVTDMQSGQTHYIDFPDPVYTAYPNVNRIYDTKVFRFSYQSLTTPSSIYDYNLETKEEKLIKQQEVVGGYDPNEYKSERIYAKAPDGVEVPISLVYKKGVKLDGTSPLHMTGYGSYGSPSQPTFSSSRLSYLNRGVIFAIAHVRGGGDMGKDWYENGKLLHKKNTFTDFIACAEYIIKENYTSKEKLTISGGSAGGLLMGAVTTMRPDLFKAVIASVPFVDVINTMLDPTLMYTTTEYLEWGNPNEKVSYDYMKSYDPYNNVKPVNYPNILVKVGFNDPRVNYWEGTKWAAKIRAMKTDNNIVLVKVNMGAGHMGASGRYERLKEASFDYAYILNQSGITK, from the coding sequence ATGAAAAAAATAATCTTTATTTTATCTTTGATTGTATTATTGTTCGCATCAATAATCATTCTGAATGCACAATCGGTTGCTCCGCTTGCCCCGGTTGCGAAGATCGTTCCTAAGTACGACACACTTCATAATGATGTGAGAGTTGATAATTATTATTGGATAAGAGACGTGAATCGCTCGAATCCTGAAGTGATTGAATATCTGAAATCTGAAAATGCTTATACTGAAGCGATAATGAAATCGACGGAAGCTTTTCAGGAAACTCTTTATAATGAGATGGTTGGCAGAATAAAAGAAACCGATCAGGATCCGGCATACCGCGATGGAGAATATTTTTATTATTCACGAACTGAGAAAGGGAAACAATACCCGATTTATTGCCGCAAGAGCGGAAGTCTGAATGCTGCCGAGGAAATTTATTTCGATCAGAACGAAATGTCGAAAGGATATAAATTCTATCGTCTTAACGCTATGGAATTAAGCCCCGATCATAACCTTCTCGCATTTTCGGTAGATACAAATGGAGCCGAGTCATATATTCTTTTTGTGAAAGATTTGAGAAACGGAAAAATACTTACCGATCGTGCTGAAAATACACAATCGATCGCTTGGGGGAATGATAACAAAACTATCTTCTACACGGTTGAAGATAATTCAAAACGACCATATAAGCTATACCGTCATACACTCGGAGCAGATTTATCGAACGATGCATTATTGTTCGAGGAGAAAAATGAATTATACAATCTCGGTGTAGGAAAAACAAGAAGCGACAAGTTCATACTGATTCAATCATCGGCAAGTAACTCGGATGAGTGGCAATTTATTTCTGCAGATAATCCGGCTGAAGAACCAAAGATGATAGTTCCGCGGTCGAGCGAACATGAATACAGCGTAGATCATCACGGTGAATATTTCTATATCAGAACAAATAAAGATGCAAAAACTTTCAAGTTGATTAAAGCACCGGTAACAAATCCCGGTGAAAAGCATTGGACCGATTATTTACCTTTTAGAGATGGAATTACAATTGAGGGAACAGATTTCTTTAACAATTATTCAATCGTGTATGAGAGGGAAAAAGGTTTGCAAAAAATGCGTGTAACTGATATGCAATCGGGTCAAACCCATTATATCGATTTCCCGGATCCAGTATACACGGCATATCCGAATGTAAACCGCATTTATGATACGAAAGTATTTCGTTTCAGTTACCAATCGTTAACAACTCCCTCATCAATCTATGACTACAATCTTGAAACTAAAGAAGAAAAATTGATAAAACAGCAAGAAGTTGTAGGTGGCTATGATCCAAACGAATATAAATCGGAGCGGATTTACGCAAAAGCTCCGGATGGAGTTGAGGTTCCTATCTCGCTTGTTTATAAAAAGGGAGTGAAATTAGACGGCACATCACCGCTACATATGACGGGCTACGGTTCTTATGGATCACCAAGTCAGCCGACTTTCAGTTCATCACGTTTAAGTTATCTTAACCGCGGAGTTATTTTCGCGATTGCGCACGTCCGCGGCGGCGGTGATATGGGCAAAGATTGGTATGAGAATGGTAAACTTCTGCACAAGAAAAACACATTTACAGATTTTATTGCCTGCGCGGAATATATAATAAAAGAAAATTATACAAGCAAAGAAAAACTCACAATCTCAGGCGGCAGCGCGGGCGGATTGTTAATGGGTGCGGTTACAACCATGCGACCTGATTTGTTTAAAGCCGTTATCGCGTCTGTTCCATTTGTGGATGTTATTAATACAATGCTCGATCCCACACTTATGTACACAACTACAGAATATTTAGAGTGGGGCAATCCAAACGAAAAAGTATCTTATGATTATATGAAATCGTACGACCCGTACAATAATGTTAAGCCCGTAAATTATCCTAACATTTTGGTGAAAGTCGGATTCAACGATCCGCGTGTAAATTATTGGGAAGGGACAAAGTGGGCTGCGAAGATTAGAGCAATGAAAACCGATAACAACATAGTTCTTGTAAAAGTAAACATGGGTGCCGGCCATATGGGAGCTTCCGGGCGATACGAACGGTTAAAAGAAGCGTCATTTGATTATGCATATATTTTAAATCAATCTGGAATTACAAAGTAA
- the recN gene encoding DNA repair protein RecN, with amino-acid sequence MLKSLFIKNYALIEELNVEFERGLIIITGETGAGKSIIIDALSLVLGERAETDAVRKGADKAIVEGLFHVSGNQKLKTFLTQNEIEFSDELILRREVSVKGQSRSFINDTPTTTATLKEVGDMLVDLHGQHEHQSLLRTETHIDLLDDYGRLESLVEEYSHSHSIANKVLNDLKELKSKELQLMEKKTLYEFQINEIDALNPRQNEEDDLENELRILENSEKLFSATERLYQMLYEGDNAVHDQIILARNELETLASIDSSFSDIKNEANSAAAIVDELAKFIQRYNSKIEFKPERLEEIRNRLGNLTLLKKKYGGSLNAVIEYRQKIGREFELANNFQTEISAYQNKFESERKTLSEIAQRLSMKRHEVAKKANKAIALALVDLGILNAQFETQLTFSPAKDKTDALVKLGKDYYESTSKGMDLVEFYISMNIGEDPKPLVKVASGGEISRIMLALKMILAKSDRLPLLIFDEIDVGVSGRIAQAVGQSLKKLSQFHQVIAITHLPQIAGLADNHFVVEKIENKQRASTQMRKLDLEERVEEVAKLMSGEEITISGLESARELMGIENKSKLKSKK; translated from the coding sequence ATGCTTAAATCCCTCTTCATAAAAAACTACGCGCTGATTGAAGAACTGAATGTAGAGTTCGAGCGCGGATTGATTATAATTACAGGTGAAACCGGTGCCGGTAAATCGATTATCATCGATGCGCTGAGTCTGGTTCTTGGTGAACGCGCCGAAACAGATGCTGTGCGAAAAGGTGCTGACAAAGCTATTGTTGAAGGATTGTTCCATGTTTCCGGAAATCAAAAACTAAAAACATTCCTCACTCAAAACGAAATTGAATTTTCGGATGAACTTATCCTCCGACGTGAAGTCTCAGTTAAAGGACAAAGCCGCTCGTTTATAAACGATACACCAACCACAACCGCAACACTCAAAGAAGTTGGAGATATGTTAGTCGATTTGCACGGTCAGCACGAGCATCAATCTCTTCTTCGAACAGAAACACACATAGATTTACTTGATGATTACGGAAGGTTGGAAAGTTTAGTTGAAGAATACTCACACTCCCATTCAATCGCCAATAAAGTATTGAATGATCTGAAAGAATTAAAATCAAAAGAACTGCAGTTGATGGAAAAGAAGACGTTGTATGAATTTCAGATTAACGAAATCGATGCTTTAAATCCACGGCAGAATGAGGAGGATGATCTTGAGAACGAACTTCGAATTTTAGAAAACTCTGAGAAACTATTCAGTGCTACCGAACGATTGTACCAAATGTTGTATGAGGGAGATAACGCCGTCCACGATCAAATCATTCTTGCCCGTAATGAATTGGAAACTCTTGCATCAATAGATTCATCGTTCAGCGATATTAAAAATGAAGCGAATTCAGCTGCGGCAATCGTTGATGAACTTGCGAAATTTATCCAGCGGTATAATTCCAAAATCGAATTTAAGCCGGAGCGGCTGGAAGAAATACGTAATCGCCTTGGCAACCTTACATTATTGAAAAAGAAATACGGCGGATCGTTGAACGCTGTAATCGAATACCGCCAGAAAATCGGCAGGGAGTTTGAACTGGCGAACAATTTCCAGACTGAAATATCGGCTTATCAAAATAAATTCGAATCGGAAAGAAAAACGTTATCAGAAATCGCTCAGCGGCTTTCAATGAAACGCCATGAAGTTGCGAAGAAAGCCAATAAAGCGATTGCCCTTGCTTTAGTCGACCTCGGAATTCTGAACGCGCAATTTGAAACTCAATTAACATTTTCTCCTGCTAAAGATAAAACCGACGCCTTGGTCAAGCTCGGCAAAGATTATTATGAATCGACTTCTAAAGGAATGGATCTAGTCGAATTTTATATTTCTATGAACATAGGCGAAGATCCGAAGCCGCTGGTGAAGGTTGCGTCGGGCGGTGAAATATCGCGTATAATGCTCGCGTTGAAAATGATTCTTGCTAAATCAGATCGTCTGCCGCTTCTTATATTTGATGAGATCGATGTCGGAGTTAGCGGTAGAATTGCTCAAGCGGTGGGGCAGAGTTTAAAAAAATTGTCTCAGTTTCATCAGGTTATCGCAATCACCCATCTTCCGCAAATTGCCGGACTTGCCGATAATCATTTTGTTGTTGAGAAGATTGAGAATAAACAGCGTGCTTCAACACAGATGCGAAAACTCGATCTTGAAGAGCGGGTGGAAGAAGTCGCGAAACTCATGAGCGGTGAAGAGATAACAATCAGCGGGCTTGAGAGTGCGAGGGAGTTGATGGGTATAGAAAATAAGTCAAAATTAAAAAGTAAAAAGTAA